The genomic window GGTGGCTGGTGGAGGGAAGGGATGCTCTCAGGTGGTGGCTGGTGGAGGGAAGGGATGCTCTCAGATGGTGGCTGGTGGAGGGAAGGCATGCTCTCAGCTGGTGGCTGGTGGAGGGAAGGCATGCTCTCAGATGGTGGCTGGTGGAGGGAAGGGATGCTCTCAGATGGTGGCTGGTGGAGGGAAGGGATGCTCTCAGATGGTGGCTGGTGGAGGGAAGGGATGCTCTCAGATGGTGGCTTGTGGAGGGAAGGGATGCTCTCAGATGGTGGCTGGTGGAGGGAAGGGATGCTCTCAGATGGTGGCTGGTGGAGGGAAGGCATGCTCTCAGCTGGTGGCTGGTGGAGGGAAGGCATGCTCTCAGATGGTGGAGGGAAGGGATGCTCTCAGATGGTGGCTGGTGGAGGGAAGGCATGCTCTCAGCTGGTGGCTGGTGGAGGGAAGGCATGCTCTCAGATGGTGGCTGGTGGAGGGAAGGGATGCTCTCAGCTGGTGGCTGGTGGAGGGAAGGCATGCTCTCAGCTGGCGGCCCATAAGAAGTTGAGCGGGTGATGCCAGTCCATCTACCGGGGTGGTGCGGTATTCAAGGATGCTGAGCAATGCGCTGTGACCATCCGTCTTGGCCTTGTCGAGGATGTTCTTGACAGTCTGTACTGTTCGTTCCGCTAGGCCGTTTGACTGTGGGTAACCTGGGCTGGAGGTGACATGTTGAAAGTCCCAGGTGGTGGCGAAGTGTGAGAACTCTTCTGAGGAGTATTGTGGACCATTGTCACTCACGAGTTTTTCAGGGATGCCGTGTCGTGCAAAGTGTGCTGACAGCTTTTGTATGACAGCAGATGAGGTCGTTGAGTGCAGCTGGTCGACTTCGAAGTAACGGCTGTAGTAGTCTACTGTCACGAGGTAGTCCTTGCTGTTCCAGTTGAAGAGGTCAGTGGCAACTTTTTGCCATGGTCGGGATGGGATGCTGTGGGAGCGGAGGGGTTGTTTTGGGTTGGAGGGAAGTTTGGGGATGCAGATGGGACATGAGGATACAGTTTTCTGTATGGCAGTAACCATGCCTGGCCAGAACAGGATTTCTCTGGCGCGTTGT from Littorina saxatilis isolate snail1 linkage group LG4, US_GU_Lsax_2.0, whole genome shotgun sequence includes these protein-coding regions:
- the LOC138965588 gene encoding uncharacterized protein, which gives rise to MPSLHQPPAESMPSLHQPPSESIPSLHQPPSESIPSLHKPPSESIPSLHQPPSESIPSLHQPPSESIPSLHQPPSESMPSLHQPPAESMPSLHQPPSESIPSLHQPPPESIPSLHQPPSESIPSLHQPPSESIPSLHQPPSESIPSLHQPPSESMPSLHQPPS